Proteins found in one Gimesia chilikensis genomic segment:
- a CDS encoding ABC transporter permease produces the protein MYDLTTLNLVLATSLVLVNGIISIWLKLDMEKRLLIATLRSIVQLLLIGLILEWIFELSWWSVIAALMFTMTLIAGITAVQRSQRRYPGIWLNSIVAVFASSWLVTGFALTVVIPPHSWSDSPAQYLIPLLGMILGNTLNGISLGLDRLSEELVLRRAEVELKLTLGATRNEAARQALQNAVRSGMTPIINSMMVVGLVSLPGMMTGQILAGASPLESVKYQIVIMFLIASGTALGTVISVVLGYRQLFNSRHQFLFERIHKAGE, from the coding sequence ATGTACGACTTAACAACCCTGAATCTGGTTCTGGCCACGTCGCTGGTCCTGGTGAACGGTATCATCTCCATCTGGCTCAAGCTCGACATGGAGAAGCGGTTACTGATAGCCACGCTCCGCTCTATCGTGCAACTGCTGCTGATCGGATTGATCCTGGAGTGGATCTTCGAGCTCTCCTGGTGGTCGGTCATCGCCGCGCTCATGTTTACGATGACGCTCATCGCGGGGATCACCGCGGTACAACGTTCCCAGCGGCGCTACCCGGGCATCTGGCTTAACAGCATTGTCGCGGTCTTCGCCAGTTCCTGGCTGGTGACCGGCTTCGCATTGACGGTCGTCATTCCGCCGCACAGCTGGTCCGACAGTCCCGCGCAATATCTGATCCCCTTACTGGGAATGATCCTCGGGAATACCCTCAATGGAATTTCACTGGGCCTGGATCGACTCAGTGAAGAACTCGTTCTCCGCCGGGCTGAGGTGGAACTCAAACTGACGCTGGGTGCCACCCGCAATGAAGCGGCCCGACAGGCTCTGCAGAATGCGGTCCGCTCCGGCATGACGCCGATTATCAATTCCATGATGGTCGTCGGGCTGGTCTCGCTGCCCGGAATGATGACGGGACAGATTCTCGCCGGTGCCAGTCCGCTGGAATCGGTGAAGTACCAGATTGTGATCATGTTCCTGATCGCATCCGGCACCGCACTGGGGACGGTCATCTCCGTCGTGCTGGGATATCGGCAGTTATTCAACTCCCGCCATCAGTTCCTGTTTGAACGGATCCACAAAGCAGG
- a CDS encoding UDP-2,3-diacylglucosamine diphosphatase, whose product MIVSEERESTTAGREIRTIFVSDVHLGCMHSRAEEFLAFLKAHKPESLYLVGDLIDGWKLRKKWRWPESYNAILDRVEELSASGTEVFYTPGNHDNFLRDFGKRFGFVTLSDEFVHITADGRRFLIIHGDQFDKFETGAQWLSVLGSFAYDILLTANTLFNRVFRRKGQAKFALSSAIKSRVKQLMRFISDFEQKLASHARKRLCEGIICGHIHAPNILDIDGINYCNTGDWVEHCTALIEYSDGALEIVYFDQNVAPVKKPTVKTRTADQGGETPGRGRNVRTAESVLETLSSPQVDQTLISLFLLSSRSRFHDCRTDQS is encoded by the coding sequence ATGATCGTGTCCGAGGAACGGGAATCCACAACGGCTGGTCGCGAGATACGCACGATATTTGTCAGCGATGTCCACCTGGGCTGCATGCACTCACGGGCGGAAGAATTTCTCGCCTTTCTGAAAGCCCACAAGCCTGAGTCCCTGTATCTGGTGGGGGACCTGATCGATGGCTGGAAGCTTCGCAAAAAATGGCGCTGGCCGGAAAGCTATAACGCGATCCTCGATCGTGTCGAAGAACTGAGTGCCTCGGGGACTGAAGTCTTTTATACCCCTGGAAACCACGATAATTTTCTCCGCGATTTCGGCAAGCGGTTCGGCTTTGTAACTCTCTCCGATGAGTTCGTGCATATCACGGCGGACGGGCGACGTTTCCTGATTATCCACGGAGACCAGTTCGATAAATTCGAGACCGGCGCCCAGTGGCTCTCGGTGCTCGGATCGTTCGCGTATGACATTCTACTGACGGCGAATACCCTGTTTAACCGTGTCTTTCGACGCAAGGGGCAGGCGAAGTTCGCGCTCTCTTCCGCCATCAAGTCACGGGTTAAACAGCTGATGCGGTTCATCAGTGATTTTGAACAGAAGCTGGCCAGCCATGCCCGCAAGCGGTTATGCGAGGGCATTATCTGTGGTCACATTCATGCGCCCAATATTCTCGATATTGACGGGATTAACTACTGCAATACCGGGGACTGGGTCGAGCACTGCACTGCCCTGATTGAATACAGCGACGGCGCGTTGGAGATTGTGTACTTCGATCAGAATGTCGCCCCCGTGAAGAAACCAACTGTGAAAACCAGGACCGCGGACCAGGGGGGGGAGACCCCAGGTCGAGGTCGAAATGTCAGGACTGCTGAGTCGGTTCTGGAAACGTTGTCATCCCCTCAGGTTGATCAGACGCTGATCAGCCTTTTTTTATTGTCCAGTCGGAGCAGATTCCATGATTGCAGAACGGATCAGTCGTAA